The DNA window TAGCAATTATTCACAACAGATATTCTCTTAAATGTACAGTTGTTTATTGAGACCAAAGAGTCAAATGCACAGAACTAAATGAACTCTTAAGAAATCTCTTAAAATATGAGCTAAGTACCTGGTATTTAGTATAGATTATTACTTTTAGATGTTTGTGCAATACAATTTTGACACATTCACATGATAACTCTGATATGTGGTCATGATACGGTAACCTAGTACTGAACCATAATAACCTAGTATGGAACTCCTCCTCACAACCTTTAAACTCTACCCAAGCTGAACCCTGCTTCCTTGCCAACTCTATTCTGAATTCCAAATGGATCCCTAGCCACTCCTGTGGATGTAGGCGGACTGGATCAATACACTGTAAGCATTATGGTAAAATCTTGCCTTCTAATTGGCTGGGTGGAAATGTCAGCCATATTGATTTCACCTATCCCAATCCTCTCAGAATACCTGAGAGGAGTAGAGGCTAGGGCTAGGTTAGGGGTTGATTTGGAGTCAACACATGCCGCACACGGACCTCTCCCAACTCAGTGCCCCTGTCATAGGGTTTTTGGCCCCGACTAAAGGGACATGATTGaagcctttttttaaatgttcccaATTTCCTGTTAGAACACAAATTCTTCCTCTCATACACATGATTCCCTTCACGATCCTAACTCCCTTCCATTGTGTCTGCTATTGGATGCCCTGGAAACAATGTCTTGAACCTGTTCTATTGGCTACTCTGAAGGGGGGGAGGGCCTAGGAGGGAGGCCCTAACAGGTTGGCCAACATGACGAGTAAATGTTTCCTTTCACTAATCTAAGTCCAAAATAATGTGTGTTAGAGCATTTTTACACCTGCCATTGTTTAGAAGATTTCACAAGACAGGTGAACTAGTATCAATTGCATGGACTACGGAGTAATATACACATTGAGACCAGATGACACAATTCTCTGGACTGAAACACATCTCTGTTGAGGTCAGTCTGGCTTCTAAAACCTTGTTTCTGTTCCAAATAGCActcaattccctatatagtgccctacttttgaccagagccctaaatAGGAAGGGAATAGGGGGCCCGTCTAAAACCCTGAGCCAACCAAGCAGTCTGGAACAGTATGTGTATATATTATGACTACATTTGGTGGAGTTTTTATTCGTTTTGGTCTTCGGCAAGGATTTTTTCGACTGTTTGTTGCACACAATTTTTTTCTTGCGAGGCAAGCCAAAGTTAACACCCTTTCATCtgcgattggtcaacagtaggaatTCCTCAATGAAGTGTTTGCTGTCATTCAATGATAGACAACTAATTTTCATGCAAATGTTTTCAATTGAGAAATACTCCACCAAACATcatagttagatgtaaaattgcacaaCTAAGATCTCCTTTGCAAAAacatcaaaatgaatgacagatttctagattaatttggactattttggcTACGTAGTCCCAAAacggacaaacagtactattgagTATTTTTTCTCTTTTTTCAAGCGAAGGTAAGGTATGCGAGCCCACTCGTTCGGTTCGGCTACCCAAACTGAAGCGTGTGGAAGAAGCCTTAACTCCGCTGTCTGCCCTGCACCCCTCACTACTGCCCTCTACTGGTCACCTGAAGAACTGGTGACACTGATCAGGGCCGTGTTAAGTTCCCGAGAAAACGTTTTGAAAAGGACTAAAACAGGGCGGTACTACCTGAATCTGTCCAATAAGAACACCAATTTTCGTTTTCcaatgcaaaacgttttgctctGGCGTGCCTTGCTGAACACGACCCAGGTAAATGGTGCAGTTTAGGGCCTAGATATCTATTAAACATGTAAACATGACATCACATGGGATCTTTATTGCGAATAACACTTATCTCCAGCCTGTGAGATCAATGGGAGGCATGCAGCACAAGGCTATGGGCATAGATGCTTGACCACAACACAATTTAGATGCTTTTCTTCCCTTTTCCACTCACTACTCCCCTTGTgttcctttctcccctctcttctattgACCGTAAATCCCTTGAAACATTCAACTTAGTTATCCCTGGTCCAACTGACAATTTGCCTCGTCCTTCAAACTCCATGCACTGCAGTTGACACTAGATTAGAGTTGGATTCAATTCACAACATAGCCTGCAATAGGGAGACCCTATCCAGCAATCTATCCATCGCATCCTATGATGTCTACACttttgcgtctgtgtgtgtgatgtcctATAAATCTGTATATGTATTGTGTACATGTGCCACTACTCATACCAACTGAAAAAACTAAATGTGAGTGTGTTTTTAAGTTTGCCGAGCTTTTACTTGTCCAAAAGAACCACAAACGCGCACAGGCGCTCGCTCACACGTCAGTATtcctatatataatatatattcatGTATAGATATTTCAATTGCTTACAATACTCTAGTAGACGTAAAAGCTAATTATGTCCACTGAACTTACTGAAAATGTACTCTACATGGTGTGTAACTATTACGGTACTTACGGTATTAGTCTTTCTTCTACCACATGACTGATATACAGTGGGAATAATCTTACGAAGCCAAGTTAATGCACTGTTGCTACAAGCTGGAAGACGACCCTTGTTATCTTGTGCTGGAAGATGGTTGTGTTTGAACGTAAACCGAAATGGGAATGCAAATCAAGAAAAGTGGAAAATAATCTAGGCGCAACACAAAAGAAACAAGGCGCGACACTCGTACGGCACTTTCCCCCAAATGTTTTTTGAAACATGAGAGCATTTGGCAGCATACAGAGAGGTGTTCATTCTCACGGCTGAAGGGAATGGCTTTGCGTCGTAACCAGTGTTCAGAAcagaaaaatacacacacacacacacacacacaattgtttaGCACAAATGTACTATAAATGTACTATACTGCTGGTCAGTGTGTGTCTGGATTATAAGAGAGTCAAAATCAAAAAAacgaataaaaaaaatctgaggctggtaaaaaAGAATAAAAACATGAAAAAGCAGCTTTTCCAAATCACATAATAATGCATAGTGACCCTTGCACTTTAGTTTTTTTTCTTGCTGACAGACTTGGTGCTTGTATGCCAGACCTCCTGCACCAATGTAAGACTTGAGTTGTGAGCAATGTTTGACTcctgagaaagagtgagagagagagggggagtagagagatggagaggggagggagaagaaaTATGTATTATCTATGTAATTTACAAAGAAAATATCACATTTGTACTATCAATTCATTTTCTAAGTGACAATAACTCAGAATTACAGTTAGTTACATATATTGTTTTATAATAATAACAAATCTAAGCACTTATGTATCAAAGCACTGTCAATAGATCGGCCCTTAACTCTCCTAACCATAGACTGGAATAACATTGTGTTAGGTTAaaactgatctaggaccagtaACTTACATGAGTGGGGCCCAGTGAGGAGGGTCTACCAGTGAGGAGGCACATAGCTGTACCCAGGCGTCCCCTGGGGCCGGTAGGTTGGCACAGTGACCGGATGTCCACCAATGTGCTGAGTGGCGTGCTGAGGCGTGGTCAGCAGAGTACCTGGGCAAAGAGGGTCAATCAGACAGACAGTTGTCATCACCATGGAAACATGTCAGTGGCCAAACTTCTTGAGAAATTATCGATCGAATACTGTTATAAACGTGTTATAAATAAAGCCTTTACTCCAAACAGAAACATTACTGTAAGTAATAGTTGTGTGAACTATTTGTTTGAGTTGTTGATAGGGTCACAAAATTCCCTTATCTGAGCATTTTGGTAAAGTTTTTCCAGAAATCTTGGTTGTAAGATTCCCAGATTTCCTGGTTATTCTCTCCTGATTCCACAAATCTTCTAACCAGtattctctcttttcttctctttctctcagggtgcgtactacacacagctgatttgtggggcggcagggtagcctagtggttagagagttggactagttaccgaaaggttgcaaattcaaatccccgagctgacaaggtataaatctgtcgttctgcccctgaacaggcagttaacccactgttcctaggccgtcattgaaaataagaatttgttcttaactgacttgcctagttaaataaaggtaaaataaaaaataaatacatttctggaaaacctgggaattttgcaaccctagtagtTGAGTGTTGACTTCTTACCAGCAGACATAGCCATGGTTGTGCCGGCCACCATGCCCATGGCCATATGGCCGTTGGAGCGGGGCTGTTGGACAGGGGCAGGGTAGAGGGCGTTGGGGAGGCTGTTGGGCTGCACCACCGTGGTGTGGTGGATGACGTGAGGCTGAGCCGCATACATCGGCTGTGTGTAGTACGCAccctgagagaaagagaagaaaagagagaaatgTTTTTTGGAATGCTTTGGCAGTATTAAATATGGAAAAATGTAGAATTTGGCTTCTCTTACTTTTCTAGCGCAGCTAATTTTACACAGCAAGCTAGCTGTCTAATAATCCCCCAAAAAGTAGAGAATGGTCATCAATCATCTTATAAGGTGATATTGTCAAACAGACAGCCAACCCAGTGAGTAGAAAGCAGGTCCTTACCTGAGCGTAGAGGTTCTGTTGGGGATAGGCACTTCTGATGGGGTACATGGCCGTCTGGTAGGGGTTAGGGGACGGGGAATAGGGAGGGGGCGCCCCATTGGACTGACCAGGGGGGACCTTGTAGGGCGTCCCAGCAGTGTATCCTAGATAAGATGAGAGAaaaggatggaaagagagaaagcaagagagagggagagaaagagagaaagcaagagagggaAAGTCATGGAGaaaaaagcaagagagagagagagtaagagagagatcaAGCCGGCagagggaaagatggagaaagagaaagcaaaagagagggagacagaaagagagagagaacatgtggTGAGCGAGACCTAGTTTCAGTTTCCAGATCATTTTCAATTGTCTTGACATTCAGATTGTCTTATTGGCGGAGGAGAACAGTTAGGACTGACAGTGCTCCTTTACAAAATACATGTAGCCTCCAAgatacagtgtggcaaaaaagtatttagtcagccaccaattgtgcaagaactcccacttaaaaagatgagagtggcctgtaattttcatcataggtacacttgaactatgacagacaaaatgagaaaaaaaatccagaaaatcacattgtaggattttttatgaatttatttgcaaatgatggtggaaaatacgtatttggtcacctacaaacaagcaagatatctggctatcacagacctgtaacttcttctttaagaggctcctctgtcctccactcgttacctgtattaatggcacctgtttgaacttgttatcagtataaaagacacctgtccacaacctcaaacagtcacactccaaactccactatgggcaagaccaaagagctgtcaaaggacaccagaagcaaaattgtagacctgcaccaggctgggaagactaaatctgcaataggtaagcagcttggtttgaagaaatcaactgtgggagcaattattaggaaatggaagacattcaagaccactgataatctccctcgatctggggctccacgcaagatctcaccccgtggggtcaaaatgatcacaagaacggtgagcaaaaatcccagaaccacacctagtgaatgacctgcagagagctgggaccaaagtaataaagcctaccatcagtaacacactacgccgccaggaactcaaatcctgcagtgccagacgttatcccctgcttaagccagtacatgtccaggcccgtctgaagtttgctagagagcatttggatgatccagaagaagattgggagaatgtcatatagtcagatgaaaccaaaatataactttttggtaaaaactcaactcgtcgtgtttggaggacaaagaatgctgagttgcatccaaagaacaccatacctactgtgaagcatgggggtggaaacatcatgctttggggctgtttttctgcaaagggaccaggacgactgatccgtgtaaaggaaagaatgaatggggccatgtatcgtgagattttgagtgaaaacctccttccatcagcaagggcattgaagatgaaacgtggctgggtctttcagcatgacaatgatcccaaacacaccgcccgggcaatgaaggagtggcttcataataagcatttcaaggtcctggagtggcctagccagtctccagatctcaaccccatagaaaatctttggagggagttgaaagtccgtgttgcccagcaacagccccaaaacatcactgctttagaggagatctgcatggaggaatgggccaaaataccagcaacagtgtgtgaaaaccttgtgaagacttacagaaaacgtttgacctctgtcattgccaacaaagggtatataacaaagtattaagataaacttttgttattgaccaaatacttattttccaccataattcataaaaaatcctacaatgtgattttctggatttttttcctctttttgtctgtcatagttgaagtgtactgtatatacagttgaagtctgaagtttacatacacttaggttggagtcattaaaactaatttttcaagcaatccacaaatttcttgttaacaaactatagttttggcaagttggttaggacatctactttgtgcatgacaagtaatttccaacaattgtttacagacagattatttcacttataattcagtgtatcacaattccagtgggtcagaagattacatacactaagttgactgtgccattaaacagcttggaaaattacagaaaattatgtcatggtttcagaagcttctgatcggataattgacatcatttgagtcaattggaggtgtgcctgtggatgtatttcaaggcctaccttcaaacgcagtgcctctttgcttgacatcatgggaaaatcaaaagaaattagccaagaccccagaaaaaaaattgcagacctccacaagtatggttcatccttgggagcaatttccaaacgcatgaaggtaccacgttcatctgtacaaacaatagtacgcaagtataaacaccatgggaccaggaaACCGtcttaccgctcaggaaggagacgcgttctgtctcctagagatgaacgtattttgggcCAAAAAGTggaaatcagtcccagaacaacagcaaaggacattgggaagatgctggaggaaacaggtacaaaagtatctatatccacagtaaaaacgagtcctatatcgacataacctgaaaggccgctcagcaaggaagaagccactgctccaaaaccgccataaaaaagccagactacggtttgcaactgcacatggggacgaagatcgtactttttggagaaatgtcctctggtctgatgaaacgaaaatagaactgtttgaccataatgaccatcgttatgtttggaggaaaaagggggaggcttgcaagccgaagaacaccatcccaaccgtgaagcatgggggtggtaaagcttggtcgcaaatcagtcttccaaatggacaatgaccccaaccataaatgaaataatctgtatgtaaaaaattacttgtgtcatgcacaaagtagatgtcctaaccgacttgccaaaactatagtttgtttacaagaaatgtatggagtggttgaaaaaattgtttttaagtgtatgtaaacttccaaccttcaactgtatatagtttCCACAGAGCTTTGGACATATATGAAGCAGAACCAGCTGTATTATGAATACCCAAAGAGAGGCCATGGGCTTGTTTGACATTGCAGCCGACGTGATGCACTTTGGGTCAATtgtgactgatctacaaataataataagtagatatttatgatgcaaggtaaTTTGTAGATCAGTCGGCAGTCGGCTGTAATCGTGAACAAGCCCTGTGTCAGACAACTTAGCCATGACTAACAACACACAGAATGTGaacattattgttatttatttttttactcaaacactcaagcacacacacgcaggcatacACACAGAGAAGTGTACGTTCTGGTGGGTTTTAGAGGACACTGATCATTACATTCATGTTAGGAAAACACCAAATCACTCCCATGACTCGAGCACACATTATCTATCCAACTGAAATGTAGTTACACTATATGAAAAGAATGTATGTTGCAGCAGCCAGCAAACATGTTATGTGACACAGCACAGCACTAAGCCAAGCAAGGTGCCATCCCACAGCCCCTCCCCCTATATCACTTCCCCCTGTGATGTCACTCACTACCTCACATCCCCCATCGGCCTGCCTTACTACAAACCTTTTCCTAACACCTTTCCCCAAGAGCTGGACACCCAGCCCAGCTCTGAATGTTTCCCCAGCCATGccaacgtgtatgtgtgtgtgtgtgtgtgtgtatgtatactaccgttcgaaagtttggggtcactttgaaatgtccttgtttttgaaagaaaagcacatttttggtccattaaaataacatcaaattgatcagaaatacagtgtagacattgttaatgttgtaaatgactattgtagctgaaaaacggcaatttttttatggaatatctacataggcgtacagaggcccattatcagcaaccatcactcctgatccaagtttataattttaaaaggctaattgatcattagaaaatccttttgcaattatgttagctggcaacaatgttttgttttcaaatgCTACTGAATAAGCTTAACTGAAATGCACCAATTGCGCATGATACACATCATTACTCTAGTTTATTAATCCATTCCAAATCTTTGTACTATACATAACACAGGAGCAGGATATGCTGATCTGGCCCAGGGCGGTAGCAGAACTGCTAGGACCGGGCCTGACCAACACAATCATTGCCTTTAATTTACTTGTGTTTGCGGTGGACCTTGACCTGAAGTGACCCGCTGCTGTTGGGAAGTCAAAACTGTCCATCTCCTTGGAGCAGTTTGATGTGCATCAGCCTTGTTACTTTGTCCTAAAGAAGGAGTGATCTTGAGGCAGTCTTTACTCTGTTGTGGAGAAAGTATCCCCTCTCGGCAGGCACACCGGAAATGCGGAAAATCAAGACAATCTTCGCCAATTATGTCTCTTATGAGGACTTAGTTGGGTACACTTAGCTGAAGTCTCTAATGAGGACCTAGTCAGGGTACACTTAGCTGAAGTCTCTTTTGAGGACCTAGTCGGGCACACTTAGCTGAAGTCTCTTTTGAGGACCTAGTCAGAGTACACTTAGCTGAAGTCTCTTTTGAGGACCTAGTCAGAGTACACTTAGCTGAAGTCTCTTTTGAGGACCTAGTCAGAGTACACTTAGCTGAAGTCTCTTTTGAGGACCTAGTCGGGTACACTTAGCTGAAGTCTCTAATGAGGACCTAGTCAGGGTACACTTATCTGAAGTCTCTTATGAGGACCTAGTCAGAGTACACTTAGCTGAAGTCTCTTATGAGGACCTAGTCAGAGTACACTTAGCTGAAGTCTCTTATGAGGACCTAGTCAGAGTACACTTAGCTGAAGTCTCTTATGAGGACCTAGTCAGAGTACACTTAGCTGAAGTCTCTTATGAGGACCTAGTCGGTACACTTAGCTGAAGTCTCTAATGAGGACCTAGTCAGAGTACACTTAGCTGAAGACTCTTTTGAGGACCTCGCGTCTTTTGTGTGACTAAAAATACCCTACACTAATTTCCAAGCAGCTTAATGAATTAAGTATATTTGCCTTTGAAATTGGAGCACATCGACTGGTATTTCCTTCAATTAATAAAATGCATAATTTTGCAATGGATTTTTTCTTTCCTGGACAATTTGGTCGGCAACCATTTTATTTATCAGCGTggcatttttttttggggggggggggggggggggggcagcatttACTGGCTAACAGAAACCCTGCTGAGTGCaaactgtgtatgtatgtgtgagagtGCATGAGTGCAaacgtgtgtgtgagtatgtctgTGTAAATACATATCTATGTGTGTAGAGTACATAGGGTCATATTTACTGAAAGCTGCAGCTGAGGCCTGGTACTGGCGGCCCTCTGAGCCTGCGTCCATGGCCAGGTCATAGGAGCCCTCTGGGCCCACTGCAGCACCGGAGGCCTGGGGCCAGCCCTGCTTCACCAGCAGCACTGtcccagacacaaacacagagagattacacacacacaccctcacacacgtagaacacagagacagatatagaagACAGACATGGATAGATAGtaataaaacacacacagcatgcaaATGCACTCACGCAAGCACGCACatagagaatacacacagagtagacacAGAGTATACAGTACACACCTGGTtactagtgaaagtctacacacctcTTGCAGTCTTTatattttgttgccttaaaaTTAAATCTAAAAAGGGAATAACTTAAGAGTTTTTTTTCTACCGATCTACATAACCTACTCCACATGTTCAATGTGAAAGAAAACTATATAAAATGTTCTTTTAttgttgtggcagcatcatgttatgggtatacttatCACCAGCAGAGACTGGGGAGTTGGTCacgatcaaaataaatatgaaggGAGCAAAGACCAGATTTAAATGGGAGGAAACCCTGcctcagtcttctgaaaaccttttatttttcagcaggacaattaaaaatgttaatgccaaagacacaccagaatgtCTTTCCAATTGGTGTTCCTAAGTGGTCAATTCTAAGTCCTGTCTTAAATGtgcttgaaaatcagagacaaggtatgaatattgctgtccatcaatgactCCCAACCAAAAGCACTTAacttgagcaattttgacaaagACAATGGATATATGTTGCACTAAGAGTTGTAcaaagttggtagaatcttattccAAATGATTCACATCTGTAATGACTGCCAAAAGGtccaccaagtattaactctggCGGGTGAAGACATATGCAATCAAGACATTTTAATTTTTGTTATTAATTTGGAAAATGTTACTTTTACTTTGAAAATGGTGTAGGTTGTGTACAtaaaatgttatacattttttgtatttaatttaaaaggcagcaaaatgtgaatgCTGGGCAAGGGGTTTGTAGACTTTCACCAGAcactgtatacatacacacaaacagagtacacacacacacatagagaacaGAAATagagtatatacagtatcagtcaaaggtttggacacacctactcattcaagtttttttttttttttactattttctgcattgtagaaaaatagtttAGACAtctgaactatgaaataacacatatgaaatcatgtattaaccaaaaaagtgttaaacaaataaaaaaatatttgagatgtttgattcttcaaagtatccaccctttgccttgatgacattctctcaaccagcttcatgaggtcacctggaatgcttttccaacagtcttgaaggagtttccacatatgctgagcacttgatggctgcttttccttcactctgcggtccaactcattccaaacaaTCTTAATTGGGTCGAGGtcaggtgattatggaggccaggtcatccgatgcaatactccatcactctccttcttgttcaaatagcccttacacagcctggaggtttgttttgggtcattgtcctgttgaaaaacaaatgatagtcccactaagcacaaaccagatgggatggcgtatcgctgaagaatgctgtggtagccatgccggttaagtgtgccttgaattctaaataaatcacagacattgtcaccagcaaaggacccccacaccatcccacttcctcttccatgcttcatggtgggaaccacacatgcagagatcatccgttcacctactctgtgtctcacaaagacacggcggttggaaccaaaaatctcaaatttggactcagatttccaccggtctaatgtccattgctggttggcgcaagcaagtctcttcttcttatcggtgtcttttagtagtggtttatttgcagcaatttgaccatgaaggcctgattcatgcagtctcctcctcagaggctggtaactccaatgaacttatcctctgcagcagagataactctgggtcttcccttcaTGTGgatgtcctcatgagagccagtttcatcatagtgcttgatggtttttgcgactgcacttaaagaaactttcaaagttcttgaaatgttccggattgactgaccttcatgtcttaaagt is part of the Oncorhynchus clarkii lewisi isolate Uvic-CL-2024 chromosome 10, UVic_Ocla_1.0, whole genome shotgun sequence genome and encodes:
- the LOC139418127 gene encoding protein FAM168A-like isoform X1, which gives rise to MNPVYSPVQPGTPYGNPKNMAYAGYPAGYAQTPTYTPNLYQTGSPGYPPVLLVKQGWPQASGAAVGPEGSYDLAMDAGSEGRQYQASAAAFRYTAGTPYKVPPGQSNGAPPPYSPSPNPYQTAMYPIRSAYPQQNLYAQGAYYTQPMYAAQPHVIHHTTVVQPNSLPNALYPAPVQQPRSNGHMAMGMVAGTTMAMSAGTLLTTPQHATQHIGGHPVTVPTYRPQGTPGYSYVPPHW
- the LOC139418127 gene encoding protein FAM168A-like isoform X2 yields the protein MNPVYSPVQPGTPYGNPKNMAYAGYPAGYAQTPTYTPNLYQTGSPGYPPGYTAGTPYKVPPGQSNGAPPPYSPSPNPYQTAMYPIRSAYPQQNLYAQGAYYTQPMYAAQPHVIHHTTVVQPNSLPNALYPAPVQQPRSNGHMAMGMVAGTTMAMSAGTLLTTPQHATQHIGGHPVTVPTYRPQGTPGYSYVPPHW